The Cylindrospermum stagnale PCC 7417 genome segment AAGGCACAAGTTGCGGGGGCTGGTATTGCCAATACCGCTTTTGTGGATGAACCTTTTGACCATATCACTCGTGAGTTGAGCGAAACGGATATTTAGCTTAAACCAGGGCGATTATAAATCACGCCTACATAAACAAAGTCCGCCTACGCGGACTTAATTAATATCGCACTTTGGCTTTATTGGCAAGGTGCGGTTACTTTTTTTAAACCTAAAATAGAATTACAGTTAGCAGTCTGATGCTTAAGCTATGTTTGCCCTGATATCACCAGATAAAACCCAAATTCCCCCTGGTGCAGTGGTGCGGATGCCTGCAACTTGGGAAGAATATCAAACTCTCTGCCAACAACGGGGCGATCGCACAATTCCCCGGTTAAAATATCGAGATGGGGAAGTTCTGCTGATGTCACCTTTGCCACAACATGGTCGAGATGCTCACCTCATCGCTAGTGTAATCACTACCCTTCTCGATTATTTCCAGCTTGAGTATGATGCTTTCACCCCGGTGACAATGGAACTCCCCGAAGAAAGCGGACTAGAACCGGATTACTGTTTCTACATTGACAACTGGCAAGCTGTATCTGGCAAAAAGCGCATTAACTGGAGTATTGATCCACCACCCGATCTGGTGCTGGAAATTGATGTCACTAGTTATACTGATGTCAACGACTATTTACCCTATCGCGTGCCAGAAATTTGGCTGTGTAAACAAAAGCAACTGTTTATTTATCAACTTCACCAAAACAGCTATTTATCCCAAACCCATAGCCGCTACTTCCCTACTCTTGACTTACATGGCATTGTCCAGCAGTGTTTGGAAACTGCCTATAACCGCAATACCAGTGCAGCCATACGAGAACTAAGGCAATTCCTTGATCATGAAAAATCCTAACCTAGGAAAACCCATTTTTTACTCGTATGCTAATTTTCTTGTTTTGTTGCTATAGTTTCTAAAAATTTCTACCACCGACATAAAAGATTCTGCTAAACAATTGCTCTTTGCAGTTGCTTAGGCGACGATGTTTGAGGCGCTACATTATGGAAGAATTATTAACCCTGAAAGGCTTGCTTCTGCAAGGTGATGTCCAAGGGGCATTAGTTATAGTTGAAGAATTAGAAGAAATGAGCCGAAATGATATTATCAAGACGATTCGGAATTATGCAGTAATTCTGCTGTTGCACTTGATTAAACAAAAAGCTGAAAACCGCACAACTCGCTCTTGGGAAGTCTCAATTAGAAATTCGGTTCGGGAAATTCAACGAGAAAATAAACGTCGTAAAGCTGGAGGTTATTATCTCACAAGAGAAGAATTAGGAGAAACTTTAGAAGAAGCTTATTTGAATGCTATTGATCAGGCTTCGCTTGAAGTAGAAGAAGGTCGTTATGAGTCAGAAGAATTAGAAAAGCTGGTTAATTGCGAAGAAATTATTTATCATGCTTTAGATTTAATCTCATCAGGAGAATCAAGTTAATTGGTTAAACAACGACTAGATACGCTTTTAGTAGATTTAGGTTTATGCCCTTCCCGTCAGCAAGCACAACGGCTAATTCAAGCTGGGGAAGTGACGGTGAATCAACAAATGATTGATAAAGCCGGGACTGAGGTTGATGTTGCGGCGCAAATTCAAGTAAAAGAACGTCCTCCTTTTGTTTCTCGTGGTGGTGAAAAACTTTCTAAGGCTTTAGAAATATTTGCAATTTCTGTATCTGGACGGATTTGTTTAGATGGGGGAATTTCTACGGGTGGCTTTACTGATTGTTTATTGCAAGCCGGCGCAAAACAAGTTTACGGAATTGATGTTGGCTACGGACAAGTTGACTGGAAAATCAGAACTGATGAACGGGTGATTTTAAAAGAACGTACCAATTTACGGCAATTAAAACCAGAAGATTTATATGCTGAAAATGCGACGCTTCCTGATTTAGCAGTGGTGGATGTGTCGTTTATTTCTTTAACTAAGATTTTGCCGGCTTTATGGCAACTTACGCAAGCGCCCAGAGAGGCGGTGTTGCTGGTGAAACCGCAATTTGAGGTCGGGAGGTCTCGCGTGGGTAAGAAGGGTGTTGTCCGCGATCCTATTGACCAAGGCGAGGCAATTTTCCAGGTGTTGCAGGTGGCTTTAGAGTTAGGATGGA includes the following:
- a CDS encoding Uma2 family endonuclease, whose protein sequence is MFALISPDKTQIPPGAVVRMPATWEEYQTLCQQRGDRTIPRLKYRDGEVLLMSPLPQHGRDAHLIASVITTLLDYFQLEYDAFTPVTMELPEESGLEPDYCFYIDNWQAVSGKKRINWSIDPPPDLVLEIDVTSYTDVNDYLPYRVPEIWLCKQKQLFIYQLHQNSYLSQTHSRYFPTLDLHGIVQQCLETAYNRNTSAAIRELRQFLDHEKS
- a CDS encoding DUF29 family protein, with amino-acid sequence MEELLTLKGLLLQGDVQGALVIVEELEEMSRNDIIKTIRNYAVILLLHLIKQKAENRTTRSWEVSIRNSVREIQRENKRRKAGGYYLTREELGETLEEAYLNAIDQASLEVEEGRYESEELEKLVNCEEIIYHALDLISSGESS
- a CDS encoding TlyA family RNA methyltransferase — protein: MVKQRLDTLLVDLGLCPSRQQAQRLIQAGEVTVNQQMIDKAGTEVDVAAQIQVKERPPFVSRGGEKLSKALEIFAISVSGRICLDGGISTGGFTDCLLQAGAKQVYGIDVGYGQVDWKIRTDERVILKERTNLRQLKPEDLYAENATLPDLAVVDVSFISLTKILPALWQLTQAPREAVLLVKPQFEVGRSRVGKKGVVRDPIDQGEAIFQVLQVALELGWKYQGLTWSPITGPAGNIEYLLWLGMEGETPPPDLITIQEMTKKVVQEFLKK